A single region of the Ascaphus truei isolate aAscTru1 chromosome 6, aAscTru1.hap1, whole genome shotgun sequence genome encodes:
- the LOC142497797 gene encoding uncharacterized protein LOC142497797 isoform X7 has protein sequence MRLKPLSHQSKRLLAPQVAKRLTYRDSVLHHTPLLPAASYITHPRYRPRPTCRILHHTPSLPAASYITHPRYLPRPTSHTLVTCRVLHHTPSLPAASYITHPRYLPRPTSHTLATCHVLHHTPSLPAASYITHPRYLPRPTSHTLVTCRILHHTPSLSAASYITHPRYLPRPTSHTLVTCRVLHHTPSLPAASYITHPRYRPRPTSHTLVIGRVLHHKPSLPAASYITHPRYLPRPTCRVLHHTPSLPAASYITPSLSAASYITHPRYRPRPTSHTLATCRVLHHTPSLPAASYITHPRYRPRPTSHTLVTCRVPHHTPSLSAASYITHPRYLPRPTSHTLVTGRVLHHTPSLSAASYITHPRYLPRPTSHTLITGRVLHHTPSLPAASYITHPRYLPRPTSHTLVICRVLHHTPSLSAASYITHPRYLPRPTSHTLITGRVLHHTPSLPAASYITHPRYLPRPTSHTLVTGRVLHHTPSLSAASYITHPRYLPRPTSHTLVSCRVLHHTLATCRVLHHTPSLPAASYITPSLSAASYITHPRYLPRPTSHTLVICRVLHHTPSLPAASYITHPRYLPRPTSHPRYRPRPTSHTLVTGHVLHHTPSLSAASYITHPRYLPRPTSHTLATCRVLHHTLVIGRVLHHTPSLPAASYITHPRYLPRPTSHTLATCRVLHHTPSLPAASYITPSLSAASYITHPRYRPRPTSHTLTTCRVLHHTLATCRVLHHTPSLPVASYITHPRYLPRPTSHTLVTGRVLHHTPSLPAASHITHPRYLPRPTSHTLVICRVLHHTPSLPAASYITHPRYRPRPTSHTLATCRVPHHTPSLPAASYITHPRYLPRPTSHTLITCRVLHHTPSLPAASYITHPRYLPRPTSHTLVICRVLHHTPSLPAASYITHPRYLPHPTSHTLATCRVLHHTPSLPVASYITHPRYMPRPTSHTLVTCRVLHHTPSLPAASYITHPRYRPRPTSHTLVTCCVLHAASYITHPRYRPRPTSHTLVTCRVLHHTPSLPAASYITHPRYLPRPTSHTLITCRVLHHTPSLPAASYITHPHYLPRPTSHTLITCRVLHHTPSLPAASYITHPRYLPRPTSHTLVICRILHHTPSLPAASYITHPRYLPRPTSHTLATCRVLHHTPSLPAASYITHPHYLPRPTSHTLITCRVLHHTPSLPAASYITHPRYRPRPTSHTLATCRVLHHTPSLSAASYITHPRYLPRPTSHTLVTCRVLHHTPSLPAASYITHPCYLPRPTSQTLVSCRVLHHTPSLPAASYITHPRFLPRPTSHTLVTCRVLHHTPSLPAASYITHPRYLPRPTSHTLITCRVLHHTPSLPAASYITHPHYLPRPTSHTLITCRVLHHTPSLSATSYITHPRYLPHPTSHTLVTCHFLIYLTFLWPSSNNLQ, from the exons ATGCGGCTTAAACCCCTTTCACACCAGAGCAAGAGGTTGCTGGCCCCGCAGGTAGCAAAGAGGTTAACATACAGAGACAGCGTCCTACATCACACACCCTTGTTACCTGCCGCGTCCTACATCACCCACCCTCGTTATCGGCCGCGTCCTACATGCCGCATTCTACATCACACACCCTCGTTACCTGCCGCGTCCTACATCACACACCCTCGTTACCTGCCGCGTCCTACATCACACACCCTCGTTACCTGCCGCGTCCTACATCACACACCCTCGTTACCTGCCGCGTCCTACATCACACACCCTCGTTATCTGCCGCGTCCTACATCACACACCCTCGCTACCTGCCACGTCCTACATCACACACCCTCGTTACCGGCCGCGTCCTACATCACACACCCTCGCTACCTGCCGCGTCCTACATCACACACCCTCGTTACCTGCCGCATCCTACATCACACACCCTCGTTATCTGCCGCGTCCTACATCACACACCCTCGCTACCTGCCGCGTCCTACATCACACACCCTCGTTACCTGCCGCGTCCTAC ATCACACACCCTCGCTACCTGCCGCATCCTACATCACACACCCTCGTTACCGGCCGCGTCCTACATCACACACCCTCGTTATCGGCCGCGTCCTACATCACAAACCCTCGTTACCGGCCGCGTCCTACATCACACACCCTCGCTACCTGCCGCGTCCTACCTGCCGCGTCCTACATCACACACCCTCGTTACCGGCCGCGTCCTACATCACACCCTCGTTATCGGCCGCGTCCTACATCACACACCCTCGTTACCGGCCACGTCCTACATCACACACCCTCGCTACCTGCCGCGTCCTACATCACACACCCTCGCTACCTGCCGCGTCCTACATCACACACCCTCGTTACCGGCCGCGTCCTACATCACACACCCTCGTTACATGCCGCGTCCCACATCACACACCCTCGTTATCTGCCGCGTCCTACATCACACACCCTCGCTACCTGCCGCGTCCTACATCACACACCCTCGTTACCGGCCGCGTCCTACATCACACACCCTCGTTATCTGCCGCGTCCTACATCACACACCCTCGTTATCTGCCGCGTCCTACATCACACACCCTCATTACCGGCCGCGTCCTACATCACACACCCTCGCTACCTGCCGCGTCCTACATCACACACCCTCGCTACCTGCCGCGTCCTACATCACACACCCTCGTTATCTGCCGCGTCCTACATCACACACCCTCGTTATCTGCCGCGTCCTACATCACACACCCTCGTTATCTGCCGCGTCCTACATCACACACCCTCATTACCGGCCGCGTCCTACATCACACACCCTCGCTACCTGCCGCGTCCTACATCACACACCCTCGCTACCTGCCGCGTCCTACATCACACACCCTCGTTACCGGCCGCGTCCTACATCACACACCCTCGTTATCTGCCGCGTCCTACATCACACACCCTCGTTAT CTGCCGCGTCCTACATCACACACCCTCGTTTCCTGCCGCGTCCTACATCACACCCTCGCTACCTGCCGCGTCCTACATCACACACCCTCGCTACCTGCCGCGTCCTACATCACACCCTCGTTATCGGCCGCGTCCTACATCACACACCCTCGTTACCTGCCGCGTCCTACATCACACACCCTCGTTATCTGCCGCGTCCTACATCACACACCCTCGCTACCTGCCGCGTCCTACATCACACACCCTCGCTACCTGCCGCGTCCTACATCACACCCTCGTTATCGGCCGCGTCCTACATCACACACCCTCGTTACCGGCCACGTCCTACATCACACACCCTCGTTATCTGCCGCGTCCTACATCACACACCCTCGCTACCTGCCGCGTCCTACATCACACACCCTCGCTACCTGCCGCGTCCTACATCACACCCTCGTTATCGGCCGCGTCCTACATCACACACCCTCGTTACCTGCCGCGTCCTACATCACACACCCTCGTTACCTGCCGCGTCCTACATCACACACCCTCGCTACCTGCCGCGTCCTACATCACACACCCTCGCTACCTGCCGCGTCCTACATCACACCCTCGTTATCGGCCGCGTCCTACATCACACACCCTCGTTACCGGCCACGTCCTACATCACACACCCTCACTACCTGCCGCGTCCTACATCACACCCTCGCTACCTGCCGCGTCCTACATCACACACCCTCGCTACCTGTCGCGTCCTACATCACACACCCTCGCTACCTGCCGCGTCCTACATCACACACCCTCGTTACCGGCCGCGTCCTACATCACACACCCTCGCTACCTGCCGCGTCCCACATCACACACCCTCGCTACCTGCCGCGTCCCACATCACACACCCTCGTTATCTGCCGCGTCCTACATCACACACCCTCGTTACCGGCCGCGTCCTACATCACACACCCTCGTTACCGGCCGCGTCCTACATCACACACCCTCGCTACCTGCCGCGTCCCACATCACACACCCTCGCTACCTGCCGCGTCCTACATCACACACCCTCGTTATCTGCCGCGTCCTACATCACACACCCTCATTACCTGCCGCGTCCTACATCACACACCCTCGTTACCGGCCGCGTCCTACATCACACACCCTCGCTACCTGCCGCGTCCCACATCACACACCCTCGTTATCTGCCGCGTCCTACATCACACACCCTCGTTACCGGCCGCGTCCTACATCACACACCCTCGCTACCTGCCGCATCCTACATCACACACCCTCGCTACATGCCGCGTCCTACATCACACACCCTCGCTACCTGTCGCGTCCTACATCACACACCCTCGCTACATGCCGCGTCCTACATCACACACCCTCGTTACCTGCCGCGTCCTACATCACACACCCTCATTACCGGCCGCATCCTACATCACACACCCTCGTTACCGGCCGCGTCCTACATCACACACCCTCGTTACCTGCTGCGTCCTACATGCCGCGTCCTACATCACACACCCTCGTTACCGTCCGCGTCCTACATCACACACCCTCGTTACCTGCCGCGTCCTACATCACACACCCTCGCTACCTGCCGCGTCCTACATCACACACCCTCGTTACCTGCCGCGTCCTACATCACACACCCTCATTACCTGCCGCGTCCTACATCACACACCCTCATTACCTGCCGCGTCCTACATCACACACCCTCATTACCTGCCGCGTCCTACATCACACACCCTCATTACCTGCCGCGTCCTACATCACACACCCTCGTTACCGGCCGCGTCCTACATCACACACCCTCGCTACCTGCCGCGTCCTACATCACACACCCTCGTTATCTGCCGCATCCTACATCACACACCCTCGCTACCTGCCGCGTCCTACATCACACACCCTCGTTACCTGCCGCGTCCTACATCACACACCCTCGCTACCTGCCGCGTCCTACATCACACACCCTCATTACCTGCCGCGTCCTACATCACACACCCTCATTACCTGCCGCGTCCTACATCACACACCCTCATTACCTGCCGCGTCCTACATCACACACCCTCATTACCTGCCGCGTCCTACATCACACACCCTCGTTACCGGCCGCGTCCTACATCACACACCCTCGCTACCTGCCGCGTCCTACATCACACACCCTCGTTATCTGCCGCATCCTACATCACACACCCTCGCTACCTGCCGCGTCCTACATCACACACCCTCGTTACCTGCCGCGTCCTACATCACACACCTTCGTTACCGGCCGCGTCCTACATCACACACCCTTGTTACCTGCCGCGTCCTACATCACAAACCCTCGTTTCCTGCCGCGTCCTACATCACACACCCTCGTTACCTGCCGCGTCCTACATCACACACCCTCGTTTCCTGCCGCGTCCTACATCACACACCCTCGTTAC CTGCCGCGTCCTACATCACACACCCTCATTACCTGCCGCGTCCTACATCACACACCCTCGCTACCTGCCGCGTCCTACATCACACACCCTCATTACCTGCCGCGTCCTACATCACACACCCTCATTACCTGCCGCGTCCTACATCACACACCCTCATTAC CTGCCGCGTCCTACATCACACACCCTCATTACCTGCCGCGTCCTACATCACACACCCTCGTTATCTGCCACGTCCTACATCACACACCCTCGTTACCTGCCGCATCCTACATCACACACCCTCGTTACCTGCCACTTCCTAATTTATTTGACTTTTCTGTGGCCGAGTAGTAATAACCTCCAATAA
- the LOC142497797 gene encoding uncharacterized protein LOC142497797 isoform X15 gives MRLKPLSHQSKRLLAPQVAKRLTYRDSVLHHTPLLPAASYITHPRYRPRPTCRILHHTPSLPAASYITHPRYLPRPTSHTLVTCRVLHHTPSLPAASYITHPRYLPRPTSHTLATCHVLHHTPSLPAASYITHPRYLPRPTSHTLVTCRILHHTPSLSAASYITHPRYLPRPTSHTLVTCRVLHHTPSLPAASYITHPRYRPRPTSHTLVIGRVLHHKPSLPAASYITHPRYLPRPTCRVLHHTPSLPAASYITPSLSAASYITHPRYRPRPTSHTLATCRVLHHTPSLPAASYITHPRYRPRPTSHTLVTCRVPHHTPSLSAASYITHPRYLPRPTSHTLVTGRVLHHTPSLSAASYITHPRYLPRPTSHTLITGRVLHHTPSLPAASYITHPRYLPRPTSHTLVICRVLHHTPSLSAASYITHPRYLPRPTSHTLITGRVLHHTPSLPAASYITHPRYLPRPTSHTLVTGRVLHHTPSLSAASYITHPRYLPRPTSHTLVTGHVLHHTPSLPAASYITHPRFLPRPTSHTLITCRVLHHTPSLPAASYITHPHYLPRPTSHTLITCRVLHHTPSLPAASYITHPRYLPRPTSHTLVICRILHHTPSLPAASYITHPRYLPRPTSHTLATCRVLHHTPSLPAASYITHPHYLPRPTSHTLITCRVLHHTPSLPAASYITHPRYRPRPTSHTLATCRVLHHTPSLSAASYITHPRYLPRPTSHTLVTCRVLHHTPSLPAASYITHPCYLPRPTSQTLVSCRVLHHTPSLPAASYITHPRFLPRPTSHTLVTCRVLHHKPSLPAASYITHPHYLPRPTSHTLATCRVLHHTPSLPAASYITHPHYLPRPTSHTLITCRVLHHTPSLPAASYITHPHYLPRPTSHTLVICHVLHHTPSLPAASYITHPRYLPLPNLFDFSVAE, from the exons ATGCGGCTTAAACCCCTTTCACACCAGAGCAAGAGGTTGCTGGCCCCGCAGGTAGCAAAGAGGTTAACATACAGAGACAGCGTCCTACATCACACACCCTTGTTACCTGCCGCGTCCTACATCACCCACCCTCGTTATCGGCCGCGTCCTACATGCCGCATTCTACATCACACACCCTCGTTACCTGCCGCGTCCTACATCACACACCCTCGTTACCTGCCGCGTCCTACATCACACACCCTCGTTACCTGCCGCGTCCTACATCACACACCCTCGTTACCTGCCGCGTCCTACATCACACACCCTCGTTATCTGCCGCGTCCTACATCACACACCCTCGCTACCTGCCACGTCCTACATCACACACCCTCGTTACCGGCCGCGTCCTACATCACACACCCTCGCTACCTGCCGCGTCCTACATCACACACCCTCGTTACCTGCCGCATCCTACATCACACACCCTCGTTATCTGCCGCGTCCTACATCACACACCCTCGCTACCTGCCGCGTCCTACATCACACACCCTCGTTACCTGCCGCGTCCTAC ATCACACACCCTCGCTACCTGCCGCATCCTACATCACACACCCTCGTTACCGGCCGCGTCCTACATCACACACCCTCGTTATCGGCCGCGTCCTACATCACAAACCCTCGTTACCGGCCGCGTCCTACATCACACACCCTCGCTACCTGCCGCGTCCTACCTGCCGCGTCCTACATCACACACCCTCGTTACCGGCCGCGTCCTACATCACACCCTCGTTATCGGCCGCGTCCTACATCACACACCCTCGTTACCGGCCACGTCCTACATCACACACCCTCGCTACCTGCCGCGTCCTACATCACACACCCTCGCTACCTGCCGCGTCCTACATCACACACCCTCGTTACCGGCCGCGTCCTACATCACACACCCTCGTTACATGCCGCGTCCCACATCACACACCCTCGTTATCTGCCGCGTCCTACATCACACACCCTCGCTACCTGCCGCGTCCTACATCACACACCCTCGTTACCGGCCGCGTCCTACATCACACACCCTCGTTATCTGCCGCGTCCTACATCACACACCCTCGTTATCTGCCGCGTCCTACATCACACACCCTCATTACCGGCCGCGTCCTACATCACACACCCTCGCTACCTGCCGCGTCCTACATCACACACCCTCGCTACCTGCCGCGTCCTACATCACACACCCTCGTTATCTGCCGCGTCCTACATCACACACCCTCGTTATCTGCCGCGTCCTACATCACACACCCTCGTTATCTGCCGCGTCCTACATCACACACCCTCATTACCGGCCGCGTCCTACATCACACACCCTCGCTACCTGCCGCGTCCTACATCACACACCCTCGCTACCTGCCGCGTCCTACATCACACACCCTCGTTACCGGCCGCGTCCTACATCACACACCCTCGTTATCTGCCGCGTCCTACATCACACACCCTCGTTATCTGCCGCGTCCTACATCACACACCCTCGTTACCGGCCACGTCCTACATCACACACCCTCACTACCTGCCGCGTCCTACATCACACACCCTCGTTTC CTGCCGCGTCCTACATCACACACCCTCATTACCTGCCGCGTCCTACATCACACACCCTCATTACCTGCCGCGTCCTACATCACACACCCTCATTACCTGCCGCGTCCTACATCACACACCCTCATTACCTGCCGCGTCCTACATCACACACCCTCGTTACCGGCCGCGTCCTACATCACACACCCTCGCTACCTGCCGCGTCCTACATCACACACCCTCGTTATCTGCCGCATCCTACATCACACACCCTCGCTACCTGCCGCGTCCTACATCACACACCCTCGTTACCTGCCGCGTCCTACATCACACACCCTCGCTACCTGCCGCGTCCTACATCACACACCCTCATTACCTGCCGCGTCCTACATCACACACCCTCATTACCTGCCGCGTCCTACATCACACACCCTCATTACCTGCCGCGTCCTACATCACACACCCTCATTACCTGCCGCGTCCTACATCACACACCCTCGTTACCGGCCGCGTCCTACATCACACACCCTCGCTACCTGCCGCGTCCTACATCACACACCCTCGTTATCTGCCGCATCCTACATCACACACCCTCGCTACCTGCCGCGTCCTACATCACACACCCTCGTTACCTGCCGCGTCCTACATCACACACCTTCGTTACCGGCCGCGTCCTACATCACACACCCTTGTTACCTGCCGCGTCCTACATCACAAACCCTCGTTTCCTGCCGCGTCCTACATCACACACCCTCGTTACCTGCCGCGTCCTACATCACACACCCTCGTTTCCTGCCGCGTCCTACATCACACACCCTCGTTACCTGCCGCGTCCTACATCACAAACCCTCGCTACCTGCCGCGTCCTACATCACACACCCTCATTACCTGCCGCGTCCTACATCACACACCCTCGCTACCTGCCGCGTCCTACATCACACACCCTCATTACCTGCCGCGTCCTACATCACACACCCTCATTACCTGCCGCGTCCTACATCACACACCCTCATTACCTGCCGCGTCCTACATCACACACCCTCACTACCTGCCGCGTCCTACATCACACACCCTCATTACCTGCCGCGTCCTACATCACACACCCTCGTTATCTGCCACGTCCTACATCACACACCCTCGTTACCTGCCGCATCCTACATCACACACCCTCGTTACCTGCCACTTCCTAATTTATTTGACTTTTCTGTGGCCGAGTAG
- the LOC142497797 gene encoding uncharacterized protein LOC142497797 isoform X12, translating to MRLKPLSHQSKRLLAPQVAKRLTYRDSVLHHTPLLPAASYITHPRYRPRPTCRILHHTPSLPAASYITHPRYLPRPTSHTLVTCRVLHHTPSLPAASYITHPRYLPRPTSHTLATCHVLHHTPSLPAASYITHPRYLPRPTSHTLVTCRILHHTPSLSAASYITHPRYLPRPTSHTLVTCRVLHHTPSLPAASYITHPRYRPRPTSHTLVIGRVLHHKPSLPAASYITHPRYLPRPTCRVLHHTPSLPAASYITPSLSAASYITHPRYRPRPTSHTLATCRVLHHTPSLPAASYITHPRYRPRPTSHTLVTCRVPHHTPSLSAASYITHPRYLPRPTSHTLVTGRVLHHTPSLSAASYITHPRYLPRPTSHTLITGRVLHHTPSLPAASYITHPRYLPRPTSHTLVICRVLHHTPSLSAASYITHPRYLPRPTSHTLITGRVLHHTPSLPAASYITHPRYLPRPTSHTLVTGRVLHHTPSLSAASYITHPRYLPRPTSHTLVTGHVLHHTPSLPAASYITHPRFLPRPTSHPRYLPRPTSHTLATCRVLHHTLVIGRVLHHTPSLPAASYITHPRYLPRPTSHTLATCRVLHHTPSLPAASYITPSLSAASYITHPRYRPRPTSHTLVICRVLHHTPSLPAASYITHPRYLPRPTSHPRYRPRPTSHTLVTCRVLHHTPSLPAASYITHPRYLPRPTSHTLATCRVLHHTLVIGRVLHHTPSLPATSYITHPHYLPRPTSHPRYLPRPTSHTLATCRVLHHTPSLPAASYITHPRYRPRPTSHTLATCRVPHHTPSLPAASHITHPRYLPRPTSHTLVTGRVLHHTPSLPAASYITHPRYLPRPTSHTLATCRVLHHTPSLSAASYITHPHYLPRPTSHTLITCRVLHHTPSLPAASYITHPHYLPRPTSHTLITCRVLHHTPSLPAASYITHPRYLPRPTSHTLVICRILHHTPSLPAASYITHPRYLPRPTSHTLATCRVLHHTPSLPAASYITHPHYLPRPTSHTLITCRVLHHTPSLPAASYITHPRYRPRPTSHTLATCRVLHHTPSLSAASYITHPRYLPRPTSHTLVTCRVLHHTPSLPAASYITHPCYLPRPTSQTLVSCRVLHHTPSLPAASYITHPRFLPRPTSHTLVTCRVLHHKPSLPAASYITHPHYLPRPTSHTLATCRVLHHTPSLPAASYITHPHYLPRPTSHTLITCRVLHHTPSLPAASYITHPHYLPRPTSHTLVICHVLHHTPSLPAASYITHPRYLPLPNLFDFSVAE from the exons ATGCGGCTTAAACCCCTTTCACACCAGAGCAAGAGGTTGCTGGCCCCGCAGGTAGCAAAGAGGTTAACATACAGAGACAGCGTCCTACATCACACACCCTTGTTACCTGCCGCGTCCTACATCACCCACCCTCGTTATCGGCCGCGTCCTACATGCCGCATTCTACATCACACACCCTCGTTACCTGCCGCGTCCTACATCACACACCCTCGTTACCTGCCGCGTCCTACATCACACACCCTCGTTACCTGCCGCGTCCTACATCACACACCCTCGTTACCTGCCGCGTCCTACATCACACACCCTCGTTATCTGCCGCGTCCTACATCACACACCCTCGCTACCTGCCACGTCCTACATCACACACCCTCGTTACCGGCCGCGTCCTACATCACACACCCTCGCTACCTGCCGCGTCCTACATCACACACCCTCGTTACCTGCCGCATCCTACATCACACACCCTCGTTATCTGCCGCGTCCTACATCACACACCCTCGCTACCTGCCGCGTCCTACATCACACACCCTCGTTACCTGCCGCGTCCTAC ATCACACACCCTCGCTACCTGCCGCATCCTACATCACACACCCTCGTTACCGGCCGCGTCCTACATCACACACCCTCGTTATCGGCCGCGTCCTACATCACAAACCCTCGTTACCGGCCGCGTCCTACATCACACACCCTCGCTACCTGCCGCGTCCTACCTGCCGCGTCCTACATCACACACCCTCGTTACCGGCCGCGTCCTACATCACACCCTCGTTATCGGCCGCGTCCTACATCACACACCCTCGTTACCGGCCACGTCCTACATCACACACCCTCGCTACCTGCCGCGTCCTACATCACACACCCTCGCTACCTGCCGCGTCCTACATCACACACCCTCGTTACCGGCCGCGTCCTACATCACACACCCTCGTTACATGCCGCGTCCCACATCACACACCCTCGTTATCTGCCGCGTCCTACATCACACACCCTCGCTACCTGCCGCGTCCTACATCACACACCCTCGTTACCGGCCGCGTCCTACATCACACACCCTCGTTATCTGCCGCGTCCTACATCACACACCCTCGTTATCTGCCGCGTCCTACATCACACACCCTCATTACCGGCCGCGTCCTACATCACACACCCTCGCTACCTGCCGCGTCCTACATCACACACCCTCGCTACCTGCCGCGTCCTACATCACACACCCTCGTTATCTGCCGCGTCCTACATCACACACCCTCGTTATCTGCCGCGTCCTACATCACACACCCTCGTTATCTGCCGCGTCCTACATCACACACCCTCATTACCGGCCGCGTCCTACATCACACACCCTCGCTACCTGCCGCGTCCTACATCACACACCCTCGCTACCTGCCGCGTCCTACATCACACACCCTCGTTACCGGCCGCGTCCTACATCACACACCCTCGTTATCTGCCGCGTCCTACATCACACACCCTCGTTATCTGCCGCGTCCTACATCACACACCCTCGTTACCGGCCACGTCCTACATCACACACCCTCACTACCTGCCGCGTCCTACATCACACACCCTCGTTTCCTGCCGCGTCCTACATCACACCCTCGCTACCTGCCGCGTCCTACATCACACACCCTCGCTACCTGCCGCGTCCTACATCACACCCTCGTTATCGGCCGCGTCCTACATCACACACCCTCGTTACCTGCCGCGTCCTACATCACACACCCTCGTTATCTGCCGCGTCCTACATCACACACCCTCGCTACCTGCCGCGTCCTACATCACACACCCTCGCTACCTGCCGCGTCCTACATCACACCCTCGTTATCGGCCGCGTCCTACATCACACACCCTCGTTACCGGCCACGTCCTACATCACACACCCTCGTTATCTGCCGCGTCCTACATCACACACCCTCGCTACCTGCCGCGTCCTACATCACACACCCTCGCTACCTGCCGCGTCCTACATCACACCCTCGTTATCGGCCGCGTCCTACATCACACACCCTCGTTACCTGCCGCGTCCTACATCACACACCCTCGTTACCTGCCGCGTCCTACATCACACACCCTCGCTACCTGCCGCGTCCTACATCACACACCCTCGCTACCTGCCGCGTCCTACATCACACCCTCGTTATCGGCCGCGTCCTACATCACACACCCTCGTTACCGGCCACGTCCTACATCACACACCCTCACTACCTGCCGCGTCCTACATCACACCCTCGCTACCTGCCGCGTCCTACATCACACACCCTCGCTACCTGTCGCGTCCTACATCACACACCCTCGCTACCTGCCGCGTCCTACATCACACACCCTCGTTACCGGCCGCGTCCTACATCACACACCCTCGCTACCTGCCGCGTCCCACATCACACACCCTCGCTACCTGCCGCGTCCCACATCACACACCCTCGTTATCTGCCGCGTCCTACATCACACACCCTCGTTACCGGCCGCGTCCTACATCACACACCCTCGTTACCGGCCGCGTCCTACATCACACACCCTCGCTACCTGCCGCGTCCCACATCACACACCCTCGCTACCTGCCGCGTCCTACATCACACACCCTCGTTATCTGCCGCGTCCTACATCACACACCCTCATTAC CTGCCGCGTCCTACATCACACACCCTCATTACCTGCCGCGTCCTACATCACACACCCTCATTACCTGCCGCGTCCTACATCACACACCCTCATTACCTGCCGCGTCCTACATCACACACCCTCATTACCTGCCGCGTCCTACATCACACACCCTCGTTACCGGCCGCGTCCTACATCACACACCCTCGCTACCTGCCGCGTCCTACATCACACACCCTCGTTATCTGCCGCATCCTACATCACACACCCTCGCTACCTGCCGCGTCCTACATCACACACCCTCGTTACCTGCCGCGTCCTACATCACACACCCTCGCTACCTGCCGCGTCCTACATCACACACCCTCATTACCTGCCGCGTCCTACATCACACACCCTCATTACCTGCCGCGTCCTACATCACACACCCTCATTACCTGCCGCGTCCTACATCACACACCCTCATTACCTGCCGCGTCCTACATCACACACCCTCGTTACCGGCCGCGTCCTACATCACACACCCTCGCTACCTGCCGCGTCCTACATCACACACCCTCGTTATCTGCCGCATCCTACATCACACACCCTCGCTACCTGCCGCGTCCTACATCACACACCCTCGTTACCTGCCGCGTCCTACATCACACACCTTCGTTACCGGCCGCGTCCTACATCACACACCCTTGTTACCTGCCGCGTCCTACATCACAAACCCTCGTTTCCTGCCGCGTCCTACATCACACACCCTCGTTACCTGCCGCGTCCTACATCACACACCCTCGTTTCCTGCCGCGTCCTACATCACACACCCTCGTTACCTGCCGCGTCCTACATCACAAACCCTCGCTACCTGCCGCGTCCTACATCACACACCCTCATTACCTGCCGCGTCCTACATCACACACCCTCGCTACCTGCCGCGTCCTACATCACACACCCTCATTACCTGCCGCGTCCTACATCACACACCCTCATTACCTGCCGCGTCCTACATCACACACCCTCATTACCTGCCGCGTCCTACATCACACACCCTCACTACCTGCCGCGTCCTACATCACACACCCTCATTACCTGCCGCGTCCTACATCACACACCCTCGTTATCTGCCACGTCCTACATCACACACCCTCGTTACCTGCCGCATCCTACATCACACACCCTCGTTACCTGCCACTTCCTAATTTATTTGACTTTTCTGTGGCCGAGTAG